Proteins from a genomic interval of Candidatus Binatota bacterium:
- the rpsM gene encoding 30S ribosomal protein S13, whose protein sequence is MARIVGIDLPHGKRMDIALTSIFGIGRTSAVKILDAAGIDHATKSDDLGDEQINAIRGVLDESYQVEGDLRREIAMNIKRYMDLGCYRGLRHRRGLPVRGQRTSTNARTRKGPRKAITGKKIAPRK, encoded by the coding sequence ATGGCTAGAATAGTTGGAATAGATCTTCCCCATGGAAAGCGCATGGACATAGCGCTGACCTCGATTTTCGGGATTGGCAGGACCTCTGCGGTAAAGATTCTCGACGCGGCGGGTATCGATCACGCTACGAAGAGCGATGACCTGGGCGATGAGCAGATCAACGCCATAAGGGGAGTGCTCGACGAGAGCTACCAGGTAGAGGGCGATCTTCGGCGAGAGATCGCGATGAACATCAAGCGTTACATGGACCTCGGCTGTTACAGGGGATTGCGCCACAGGCGTGGTCTCCCCGTCAGGGGCCAGCGCACGAGTACCAACGCGCGCACCAGGAAAGGCCCTCGCAAGGCCATAACCGGCAAGAAAATCGCACCGAGAAAATAA
- the rpsD gene encoding 30S ribosomal protein S4, with translation MARYTDPVCRLCRREGTKLFLKGERCFTDKCAIERRNYAPGQHGQGRRRKISEYAVQLREKQRLKRMYGLLEKQFKRYFTMAEKSRDVTGEALLTFLERRLDNMVYRLGLAGSRAQARQLIRHGHFAVNGGKVNIPSYLMSEGDEISVVEKSKGKQVFAEALGLAQRHETVSWLELNADALSGKVVRIPVREELPLAVNERLVVELYSK, from the coding sequence GTGGCAAGATATACCGATCCCGTCTGCAGGCTTTGCCGCAGAGAGGGAACAAAACTTTTTCTCAAGGGTGAGCGTTGTTTCACCGACAAGTGTGCGATCGAGCGTCGTAACTATGCTCCCGGGCAGCACGGCCAGGGGCGCAGGCGCAAGATATCGGAGTACGCGGTCCAGCTTCGCGAAAAGCAGCGGCTCAAGCGCATGTACGGTCTGCTCGAGAAGCAGTTCAAGCGATACTTCACCATGGCTGAGAAATCCCGTGACGTGACCGGCGAGGCGCTGCTCACTTTTCTCGAGAGGCGGCTGGACAACATGGTGTACAGGCTGGGGTTAGCCGGTTCGCGGGCGCAAGCTCGCCAGCTGATTCGCCACGGTCATTTCGCCGTCAACGGTGGCAAGGTCAACATACCTTCCTACCTGATGAGCGAGGGCGACGAGATATCTGTAGTTGAAAAAAGCAAGGGGAAACAGGTTTTTGCGGAGGCGCTGGGGTTGGCCCAACGCCACGAGACTGTTTCATGGCTCGAACTCAACGCTGACGCGTTGTCCGGAAAGGTGGTTCGGATTCCCGTGCGGGAAGAACTACCGCTGGCCGTAAACGAACGGCTGGTCGTTGAGCTTTACTCGAAATAA
- a CDS encoding phosphoribosylanthranilate isomerase → MSPWVKVCGVTRPVDAVDAQLAGADAIGINFCEHSSRFCNDPQAAQVVAALPRGFPVYGVFVDAGRDRVRQVLAETGINGLQFHGNETDEDISGWEVPVIRAVKAVDRPSVEAALAVKREAVLLLDSPLGGGSGQQIDSALLDGLDLSRTVLAGGLDVANVAGLVRARRPWGVDCAGGVESGPGVKNRKLMMEFVNNARSA, encoded by the coding sequence ATGAGTCCCTGGGTCAAAGTCTGTGGCGTGACCCGGCCCGTAGACGCGGTTGACGCGCAGCTGGCGGGCGCCGACGCCATAGGCATTAACTTCTGCGAACACAGCTCGCGCTTCTGCAACGACCCCCAGGCGGCCCAAGTGGTGGCCGCACTACCTCGCGGCTTTCCCGTGTATGGTGTATTTGTTGATGCCGGGCGTGACCGGGTGCGGCAGGTTCTCGCTGAAACTGGAATCAACGGGCTGCAATTTCATGGTAACGAGACCGATGAAGATATTTCAGGTTGGGAAGTGCCGGTGATACGCGCGGTAAAAGCAGTGGACAGGCCCTCTGTAGAAGCGGCCCTGGCGGTGAAGCGGGAAGCAGTGCTTCTTCTCGACAGCCCGCTGGGTGGAGGCAGTGGTCAGCAGATTGACAGCGCGTTGCTCGACGGACTGGACCTTTCGCGCACGGTGCTCGCGGGCGGCCTCGATGTAGCCAACGTGGCGGGTCTCGTGCGAGCGCGGCGGCCCTGGGGTGTGGACTGCGCCGGGGGAGTGGAGAGCGGGCCCGGGGTGAAGAACAGGAAGCTGATGATGGAGTTTGTTAACAATGCCCGCTCTGCCTGA
- a CDS encoding DNA-directed RNA polymerase subunit alpha — translation MLDNWKDLSRPEIEVKELTNGYGRFDLEPFERGFGTTVGNALRRTLLASLKGAAISSVFIHDVLHEFSTIDGVKEDVTDIALNLKEVRLRVFEGQRHEGRLEASSEGQVTAGDLKFGPEVEVLNPEFVIATLAPGASLQMDVVVKRGSGYLTSDRNREESAPVGTITLDTAYSPITRVNFSVTGARVGQRTDYDKLSLQVWTDGSVRPDDAVALAARILQDQVQVFINFDVNEVEAQAVKEVPSSQLFSDALYRCVDELDLSVRSANCLQNADIKYIGELVQKSEGEMLKTKNFGRKSLLEIKDLLITMELNLGTRLDSFPERDELDKLRLEQETF, via the coding sequence ATGTTGGATAACTGGAAGGATCTTTCAAGGCCCGAAATCGAGGTCAAGGAACTTACTAATGGCTACGGTCGTTTTGACCTCGAGCCGTTCGAGAGAGGGTTTGGCACCACGGTAGGGAATGCGCTTCGTCGCACCCTGCTGGCATCGTTGAAGGGCGCTGCTATTTCGAGCGTTTTTATTCACGACGTACTGCACGAGTTCTCGACCATCGATGGCGTCAAGGAAGACGTCACCGATATCGCGCTCAACCTCAAGGAAGTCCGCCTGCGGGTTTTCGAAGGGCAGAGGCACGAGGGCAGACTCGAGGCCTCCAGCGAAGGTCAGGTCACCGCCGGTGACCTGAAGTTCGGGCCCGAGGTCGAGGTGCTTAACCCCGAATTCGTTATCGCGACCCTCGCCCCGGGGGCCTCGCTCCAGATGGACGTGGTGGTCAAGCGCGGCAGCGGGTACCTTACCTCGGACCGCAATCGCGAAGAGAGCGCGCCGGTGGGCACCATTACGCTGGACACGGCTTACTCACCGATAACCCGCGTTAACTTTTCTGTCACCGGTGCCCGCGTGGGCCAGCGTACCGACTACGACAAGCTGTCGTTGCAGGTGTGGACAGACGGCAGCGTGCGTCCCGACGACGCCGTGGCTTTGGCGGCTCGTATACTGCAGGACCAAGTGCAGGTGTTCATCAACTTTGATGTGAACGAAGTTGAGGCCCAGGCGGTGAAAGAAGTCCCGTCATCGCAATTGTTCAGCGACGCCCTCTACCGTTGTGTCGATGAACTCGACCTCTCGGTGCGCTCGGCAAACTGCCTGCAGAACGCTGATATCAAGTATATCGGTGAGCTGGTGCAGAAGAGTGAAGGGGAGATGCTCAAGACCAAGAACTTTGGTCGCAAATCGCTGCTCGAGATTAAGGACCTTCTCATAACGATGGAGCTGAACCTTGGCACGCGCCTGGATAGTTTTCCCGAACGCGACGAGCTCGACAAGCTTCGCCTGGAGCAGGAGACTTTCTGA
- a CDS encoding SPOR domain-containing protein, with protein sequence MAGRSRGHYQFSFGELLALAAGFTAASLFIFFMGFYLGRGFSDLHSEADPAVARVPITEPPELESSLDVAPALDALVEIVAPESAAEPEPEPESQLEPEAEPVAVAQPEAEPEPEAVVVPEPVDEPVAEPASAAEPVVEPVAEPEPVAEAIAEPEPEPEAEEAAVVEIPAGEKPAPAVQKLDSSAETPDDESSAAEERQPAEEELEQDLVDELEAGGGEDVADEEAGEALDPSVLAKALVAATKEQKPLTDADLELAPGEGAYTVQLIATRSREEAYGLGHRLRKEGYQAYVKLGDEEDVPWYRVRIGSYQTITEARVVQGECNDELGFKSAYVTMQ encoded by the coding sequence ATGGCTGGACGTAGCAGGGGGCACTACCAGTTTTCTTTCGGCGAGTTGCTGGCGCTGGCTGCCGGGTTTACCGCGGCGTCTCTTTTTATTTTCTTCATGGGGTTTTACCTCGGGCGTGGATTTTCCGACCTGCATTCGGAGGCAGACCCGGCGGTGGCCAGGGTGCCGATTACCGAGCCGCCTGAGCTTGAGTCGTCCTTGGACGTGGCCCCGGCCCTGGACGCGCTTGTGGAAATTGTAGCTCCCGAGTCAGCGGCCGAACCGGAGCCCGAGCCTGAGTCCCAGCTTGAGCCGGAAGCCGAACCCGTTGCCGTTGCGCAGCCAGAAGCTGAACCGGAACCCGAAGCCGTAGTCGTTCCCGAGCCAGTAGACGAGCCAGTCGCGGAACCGGCATCCGCCGCGGAACCTGTCGTTGAGCCGGTTGCTGAGCCCGAACCGGTAGCCGAAGCCATTGCCGAGCCGGAGCCCGAGCCGGAGGCCGAGGAGGCAGCGGTTGTCGAAATCCCGGCCGGCGAAAAACCGGCCCCGGCTGTTCAAAAACTGGACTCGAGTGCAGAAACCCCTGACGATGAATCGAGTGCAGCCGAAGAACGTCAACCTGCTGAAGAAGAGCTGGAACAAGATCTTGTGGACGAGCTGGAGGCCGGCGGTGGGGAAGACGTCGCCGACGAAGAAGCCGGAGAGGCGCTGGATCCTTCGGTCCTGGCGAAGGCCCTCGTTGCCGCCACTAAGGAACAGAAGCCGTTGACCGACGCCGACCTTGAGCTGGCTCCGGGCGAGGGGGCCTATACGGTCCAACTCATTGCCACCCGCAGCAGGGAAGAAGCTTACGGACTCGGCCACAGGCTGAGGAAAGAAGGCTACCAGGCCTACGTGAAGCTGGGTGATGAAGAAGACGTTCCGTGGTACAGGGTCAGGATCGGCAGCTATCAAACGATAACCGAGGCGCGAGTCGTTCAGGGTGAGTGTAACGACGAGCTCGGTTTCAAAAGCGCATACGTGACAATGCAGTAG
- the rpmJ gene encoding 50S ribosomal protein L36 has product MKVRASVKKMCKDCKVIKRKGVVRVVCKNPRHKQRQG; this is encoded by the coding sequence ATGAAAGTAAGAGCGTCGGTAAAGAAGATGTGCAAGGACTGCAAGGTCATAAAGCGCAAGGGGGTTGTGCGCGTGGTCTGTAAGAACCCCCGGCACAAACAGAGGCAGGGATGA
- the trpD gene encoding anthranilate phosphoribosyltransferase — MRGEDSRHDPGAGEGRGNGKSMKQVLAQLVAGDDLSAEVMERAVGLIMDGEATPAQVGAFLVALRLKGETRSELVAAARAMRARAVPLDVEGPLLDTCGTGGDGLGTFNVSTATAFVAAAGGARVAKHGNRAASGKVGAADVLEALGASIDVSPEVSARSLEEIGFAFLFAPSYHPAVRHVAGPRRELGVRTLFNLTGPLCNPAHATHQLLGIYSGEWLHGVAEALAELGSERAMVVHGSDGSDEITTTGPTAVVELKGGHIEGYTIDPSALGLATARIDDLAGGSAEENAATLKDILSGGEGALADITALNAGAALYVADKAEDIAGGLALARRIMKSGDARDLVEKWVALTRGAGE; from the coding sequence ATGCGAGGCGAAGATTCGCGGCATGATCCTGGCGCTGGAGAAGGCCGGGGAAATGGAAAGAGTATGAAGCAGGTACTCGCGCAGCTCGTGGCGGGTGATGATCTTTCGGCCGAGGTTATGGAACGCGCGGTCGGGCTCATCATGGACGGTGAGGCGACCCCTGCCCAGGTAGGCGCTTTCCTCGTCGCCCTGAGGCTCAAGGGCGAAACCCGCAGCGAGTTGGTGGCTGCCGCCCGAGCAATGCGCGCGCGCGCGGTACCGCTGGATGTAGAGGGCCCGCTGCTCGACACCTGTGGTACCGGCGGCGACGGCCTGGGTACCTTCAACGTATCCACGGCGACGGCTTTCGTAGCCGCGGCGGGAGGGGCACGCGTTGCCAAGCACGGTAACCGCGCGGCCTCGGGCAAGGTTGGAGCCGCCGACGTTCTCGAGGCTCTCGGCGCGAGCATAGACGTGTCTCCAGAGGTTTCGGCCCGGTCGCTCGAGGAAATCGGCTTCGCGTTTCTTTTTGCCCCCAGTTACCACCCGGCGGTTCGCCACGTTGCCGGGCCACGCCGAGAGCTGGGCGTGAGAACCCTCTTCAACCTCACCGGTCCACTTTGCAACCCGGCTCACGCTACCCATCAACTGCTCGGCATTTACTCGGGCGAATGGCTGCACGGGGTGGCCGAGGCCCTCGCTGAGCTGGGGTCGGAGAGGGCCATGGTCGTGCACGGTTCGGACGGCAGCGACGAGATCACCACCACGGGCCCGACAGCTGTGGTGGAATTGAAGGGGGGGCACATCGAGGGCTACACCATCGACCCCTCGGCCCTGGGGCTGGCAACGGCGCGCATCGATGACCTGGCCGGCGGCAGTGCCGAGGAAAATGCGGCGACACTGAAAGACATACTCTCCGGTGGCGAAGGTGCGCTGGCCGATATCACGGCGCTCAACGCCGGCGCGGCCTTGTACGTGGCCGACAAGGCTGAGGACATAGCTGGCGGCCTGGCCCTCGCCCGCCGGATCATGAAGAGCGGCGACGCCCGTGACCTCGTCGAAAAGTGGGTCGCCCTCACCCGTGGAGCGGGGGAGTGA
- the trpC gene encoding indole-3-glycerol phosphate synthase TrpC: MILDDILATKRGEVSRGRAEHSLSELRGLPLYGQERRGFTAALGLPGRRIIAEIKKASPSRGVIRQDFEAALHARQYEEGGAACLSVLTDREYFSGSLACLEDARAACALPLLRKDFMVDEWQLTEARAHGADAVLLIVAALPGSQLDELYVAANEEGLDVLVEVHDETEMERAAAIGAALIGINNRDLKTFDTSTDVTRRLAPLAPEGALLVSESGLGQTDELGQLEEIGVTAFLLGESLMSATDPGAALAGLLVP; this comes from the coding sequence GTGATCCTGGATGACATACTGGCGACCAAGCGCGGTGAAGTTTCCCGCGGGCGCGCCGAGCACTCCTTGTCCGAGTTGCGCGGGCTGCCCCTCTACGGCCAGGAGCGTCGCGGGTTTACTGCAGCGCTGGGGCTCCCCGGGCGCCGCATAATAGCCGAGATCAAGAAAGCGTCGCCGTCGCGTGGAGTCATAAGGCAGGACTTCGAAGCGGCCCTGCACGCACGACAATATGAGGAAGGTGGAGCGGCCTGCCTGTCGGTGTTGACCGACCGGGAATACTTTTCGGGTAGCCTGGCTTGCCTGGAGGACGCTCGGGCCGCTTGCGCGTTGCCCCTTCTGCGCAAGGATTTTATGGTCGATGAGTGGCAGCTCACAGAAGCCCGCGCGCACGGGGCCGACGCGGTGCTGTTGATCGTGGCCGCGCTGCCCGGGAGCCAGCTCGATGAACTCTACGTCGCCGCCAACGAAGAAGGGCTCGACGTCCTCGTTGAAGTCCACGACGAAACTGAAATGGAAAGGGCTGCGGCCATCGGGGCGGCGCTCATAGGTATAAACAACCGCGACCTGAAGACCTTCGACACCAGCACCGATGTCACGCGCCGCCTCGCACCGCTGGCGCCCGAGGGCGCGCTGCTGGTTTCAGAGAGTGGGCTGGGCCAGACGGACGAGCTCGGCCAGCTGGAGGAGATAGGGGTTACGGCCTTCCTGTTGGGCGAATCGCTGATGTCTGCCACAGACCCCGGCGCCGCTCTCGCGGGCCTGCTTGTCCCATGA
- a CDS encoding 50S ribosomal protein L17, whose translation MRHQKVGKKLGRNSSHRKAMFRNMVTSLIDLGGITTTDAKAKELRRVADRMITLGKKQTVAARRQARRFVRTDSALARLFNDVAPRFMQREGGYTRIIKLGRRKGDNAALSRIELTEQAAAPENTGD comes from the coding sequence ATGCGACACCAGAAGGTTGGAAAAAAGCTGGGGCGGAATTCGTCTCACCGTAAGGCCATGTTTCGTAACATGGTGACCTCGCTTATCGACCTGGGCGGAATCACCACTACCGACGCCAAGGCCAAGGAACTGCGTCGCGTGGCCGATCGCATGATCACCCTGGGCAAAAAGCAGACAGTAGCCGCGCGCAGGCAGGCCCGGCGCTTCGTTCGCACCGATTCGGCGTTGGCGAGACTGTTCAATGACGTGGCCCCGCGTTTCATGCAGCGCGAAGGCGGATACACCCGGATCATCAAGCTGGGCAGGCGCAAGGGCGATAACGCTGCGCTGTCGCGTATCGAGTTAACGGAGCAGGCCGCGGCGCCCGAAAACACAGGCGACTGA
- a CDS encoding arginine--tRNA ligase, which translates to MRELLQSLLGDALAAARDAGELELSETVPVVVEKPREQGHGDLACNVAMLLARSERKPPRKIAETLAAQINDSRIESVEIAGPGFINVTFSADAWRERLRDILEKGDGFGRVNLGEGRRVQVEFVSANPTGPLHVGHGRGAATGDALARVLEAAGYDVEREYYVNDAGRQMLILGRSVLARYLQAVDENAAFPEEGYPGEYVTEIAGLLREDKGDALEQLPEDESAAIAADYAGDKLLGRIREDLAAFGVSMDNFSSEKKLRGDGTVEAAIQELRDAGHTYEEGGAEWFRSTNFGDDKDRALVKSGGDLTYFAADVGYHRKKFARGMEKVVDIWGADHHGYVKRVRSALEALGVDPSGLQVVLVQMVNLTRDGEPVRMGKRSGEFVALRDVIDEVGADLARFFFLARKSDAQLEFDLELARRQTAENPVFYIQYAHTRIAGVFRQAEDKGIPLPEAKPDVLSALQHEDEIALVRVLDDYPNIVESAARSFEPHRVIFYVQALAGDFHRFYSRHRVVSDDKKVTEARLLLVKAVQQVIGNALSLVGISAPSRM; encoded by the coding sequence GTGAGAGAACTCCTACAGTCTCTTCTCGGGGATGCGCTGGCCGCCGCTCGCGACGCTGGCGAGTTGGAACTGTCCGAAACCGTGCCGGTGGTGGTTGAGAAGCCCCGCGAGCAGGGTCACGGTGATCTTGCTTGCAACGTGGCCATGTTGCTCGCCCGCTCTGAGCGCAAGCCCCCGCGTAAAATCGCTGAAACCCTGGCCGCGCAGATAAACGACTCCCGCATCGAATCGGTAGAGATCGCCGGCCCGGGTTTTATCAATGTTACATTCAGTGCTGATGCCTGGCGGGAGAGGCTACGCGATATTCTCGAAAAAGGAGACGGTTTTGGTCGCGTAAACCTGGGCGAGGGCCGCCGCGTACAGGTCGAGTTCGTGTCGGCCAACCCCACGGGCCCTCTGCACGTGGGCCACGGCAGGGGGGCGGCAACCGGCGACGCGCTGGCCCGTGTACTGGAAGCCGCCGGTTATGATGTAGAGAGGGAATACTACGTCAACGACGCTGGTCGACAGATGCTGATACTCGGCCGGTCGGTGCTGGCGCGTTACCTGCAAGCAGTTGATGAGAACGCGGCCTTTCCAGAGGAAGGGTATCCTGGTGAATACGTCACCGAGATCGCCGGTCTGCTCCGGGAGGACAAGGGCGACGCCCTGGAACAGCTGCCCGAAGATGAATCCGCAGCCATTGCCGCCGATTACGCTGGAGACAAACTCCTGGGCCGTATCCGCGAGGATCTCGCGGCTTTCGGTGTCAGCATGGACAACTTCAGCAGCGAGAAGAAACTGCGTGGCGACGGGACCGTTGAGGCGGCCATACAGGAGCTGAGAGACGCGGGGCATACCTACGAGGAAGGTGGTGCAGAGTGGTTCAGGTCTACCAACTTCGGTGATGACAAGGATCGGGCGTTGGTGAAGAGCGGAGGCGACCTTACTTATTTTGCCGCCGACGTGGGCTACCATCGTAAGAAGTTCGCGCGTGGCATGGAGAAGGTGGTCGATATCTGGGGTGCTGACCACCACGGTTATGTGAAACGGGTGCGCTCGGCTCTCGAAGCCCTGGGGGTTGACCCCTCGGGCCTCCAGGTAGTGCTGGTACAGATGGTCAACCTCACGCGCGACGGCGAGCCCGTGCGGATGGGCAAGCGCAGCGGCGAGTTCGTGGCACTGCGCGACGTTATCGATGAAGTTGGAGCCGACCTGGCGAGGTTTTTCTTTCTCGCGCGAAAATCTGATGCACAGCTGGAGTTCGACCTCGAGCTTGCGCGGCGGCAGACGGCTGAGAACCCCGTATTCTACATACAGTACGCTCACACGCGGATAGCCGGCGTTTTCAGGCAGGCCGAGGACAAGGGCATCCCGCTGCCCGAAGCCAAGCCCGACGTGCTTTCAGCCCTCCAGCATGAGGACGAAATCGCGCTGGTCCGGGTGCTCGACGACTACCCCAACATAGTTGAAAGTGCCGCGAGGTCGTTCGAGCCCCACAGGGTGATATTCTATGTGCAGGCATTGGCGGGTGATTTTCACAGGTTCTATAGTCGCCACCGGGTGGTATCGGATGACAAGAAAGTGACGGAGGCCCGACTGCTGTTGGTGAAGGCGGTGCAACAGGTAATAGGGAACGCTCTCAGCCTCGTGGGAATAAGCGCTCCGTCGCGGATGTGA
- the trpE gene encoding anthranilate synthase component I: MSPSLDEYRQLCANYDAVPVCRKITADLDTPVSAFLKLHAGGHGFLLESVEGQDKVGRYSFLGTRPAMTLSCEGGSCKLRHRDGREETMEGKPLEVLGRVLGKPRVANSEELEAFSGGFVGYFGYDLVRSVEKLPESTTNDLGVADLSGMIVDAFVVFDNVRHTMTAVKLTFPADHDGGIDQAWSDAVAELEDTVRLLSEAVAETPLSGPGGKGSPVSNMTPGQYGESVEAAREYIRAGDIIQVVLSQRYEQELQVNPFSIYRALRTINPSPYMFFLDLEDEIAVGASPEVLVKVDGDRVHVRPIAGTVRRGETPEEDDRLVAAMLADPKERAEHVMLLDLGRNDVGRVAVTGSVSVDEQMVVEKYSHVNHIVSHVSGRLRDDCDRLDAFAAAHPAGTLSGAPKVRAMEIIEELEPTRRGLYGGGVGWVDYSGNLDTCIAIRTALIKGGRVYMQVGAGIVADSDPSREQAECEAKIRGMILALEKAGEMERV; the protein is encoded by the coding sequence ATTTCGCCTTCACTCGACGAGTACAGGCAGCTTTGCGCGAATTACGACGCTGTCCCCGTCTGTCGTAAAATCACAGCTGATCTCGACACCCCGGTATCTGCGTTTCTCAAGCTGCACGCTGGGGGGCATGGGTTTCTGCTCGAAAGTGTCGAGGGGCAGGACAAGGTCGGCCGCTATAGTTTTCTGGGTACCAGGCCCGCGATGACGCTGAGCTGCGAGGGGGGTAGCTGCAAGCTCCGTCACAGAGATGGCCGCGAAGAAACAATGGAGGGTAAGCCCCTCGAGGTGCTCGGCCGCGTACTTGGTAAGCCGCGCGTTGCCAACAGCGAGGAACTCGAGGCGTTTTCGGGGGGCTTCGTGGGCTACTTCGGCTACGACCTCGTGCGCAGCGTCGAGAAACTGCCCGAGAGCACGACCAACGATCTCGGCGTGGCCGACCTCTCGGGAATGATCGTCGATGCCTTCGTAGTTTTCGACAACGTCCGCCATACCATGACGGCGGTAAAGCTCACCTTTCCGGCGGACCACGATGGCGGTATCGACCAGGCGTGGTCCGACGCGGTAGCCGAGTTGGAGGATACGGTCAGGCTTTTGTCGGAAGCCGTGGCAGAAACCCCGCTGTCCGGCCCCGGTGGCAAGGGTTCGCCGGTGTCCAACATGACTCCCGGGCAGTACGGCGAGAGCGTTGAGGCCGCGCGCGAATACATACGCGCGGGCGACATAATACAGGTGGTGCTCTCGCAGCGTTACGAGCAGGAGCTGCAGGTCAATCCGTTTTCGATCTACCGCGCGCTGCGCACGATAAACCCGTCACCCTACATGTTCTTCCTCGACCTTGAAGACGAGATAGCGGTTGGCGCTTCGCCCGAGGTGCTGGTCAAGGTGGACGGCGACAGGGTCCACGTGAGGCCGATCGCAGGCACCGTCAGGCGCGGTGAGACTCCCGAAGAGGACGATCGACTGGTCGCCGCCATGCTCGCCGACCCCAAGGAACGGGCCGAGCATGTCATGCTGCTGGACCTGGGCCGAAACGACGTCGGCAGGGTGGCCGTAACCGGCAGCGTCAGTGTCGACGAACAGATGGTCGTCGAGAAATATTCGCACGTGAATCACATAGTTTCCCATGTAAGTGGCCGCCTCAGGGACGACTGCGACAGGCTCGACGCCTTTGCGGCTGCGCATCCAGCGGGCACGCTCAGCGGCGCGCCCAAGGTCCGCGCAATGGAGATCATCGAGGAACTCGAACCCACCCGGCGGGGTCTCTACGGCGGTGGTGTGGGTTGGGTCGACTACTCGGGTAATCTCGACACCTGCATAGCGATTCGTACTGCGCTCATCAAGGGAGGGCGGGTGTACATGCAGGTGGGAGCTGGGATCGTTGCTGATTCTGACCCCAGCCGTGAGCAAGCCGAATGCGAGGCGAAGATTCGCGGCATGATCCTGGCGCTGGAGAAGGCCGGGGAAATGGAAAGAGTATGA
- a CDS encoding pyridoxal-phosphate dependent enzyme translates to MPALPDRRGRFGEYGGRYVSETLVPALEELEQAYASLRRDAGFKAELKGLYRDYANRETPLYFAERLTDHMGGARVYLKREDLCHTGAHKINNTLGQILLARKMGKKRIIAETGAGQHGVATATVAAL, encoded by the coding sequence ATGCCCGCTCTGCCTGATCGCCGCGGCCGCTTTGGCGAGTACGGGGGGCGCTACGTCTCTGAGACCCTCGTGCCGGCCCTCGAGGAACTCGAGCAGGCTTACGCCAGCCTGCGCAGGGATGCCGGCTTTAAGGCTGAACTCAAAGGTCTCTATCGCGACTACGCCAACCGTGAAACGCCACTGTATTTTGCCGAGCGGCTGACCGATCACATGGGTGGTGCGCGGGTTTATCTCAAGCGCGAAGACCTCTGCCACACCGGCGCGCACAAGATCAACAACACGCTGGGGCAGATACTACTGGCCCGCAAGATGGGTAAGAAACGAATCATAGCCGAGACCGGTGCCGGCCAGCACGGGGTCGCGACGGCCACCGTCGCCGCCTTGAT
- the rpsK gene encoding 30S ribosomal protein S11, translating to MAIKNKSKKKKTKRTVSEGIAHVRATFNNTHITITDPAGNVVAWNSAGASGFKGSRKGTPFAAQQASEKAGRAAVDMGMRTVNVRIKGPGSGRESAVRGLGAAGLQVHTISDVTPIPHNGCRPPKKRRV from the coding sequence ATGGCAATAAAGAACAAGAGCAAGAAGAAGAAGACCAAGCGCACGGTATCGGAGGGCATTGCCCACGTACGTGCGACTTTTAACAATACTCACATAACCATAACGGACCCCGCGGGGAACGTTGTGGCGTGGAACAGCGCCGGAGCTTCGGGCTTCAAGGGCTCCAGGAAGGGTACGCCGTTTGCTGCCCAGCAGGCGTCCGAGAAGGCCGGGCGCGCTGCTGTCGACATGGGTATGCGCACGGTGAACGTCCGCATCAAGGGACCGGGTAGTGGCCGCGAGTCTGCCGTAAGGGGCCTCGGGGCTGCCGGGCTGCAGGTTCACACCATAAGTGACGTGACCCCCATTCCACATAACGGCTGCCGGCCGCCGAAGAAGCGCCGGGTCTGA